A region from the Vicia villosa cultivar HV-30 ecotype Madison, WI linkage group LG3, Vvil1.0, whole genome shotgun sequence genome encodes:
- the LOC131655724 gene encoding short-chain dehydrogenase RED1-like has translation MEIHSHDSKLVVLITGCSSGGIGHALARSFAANNCIVVATSRSRFTMVDLEDDPKFFLQELDIQSDESVNRVVDTVINKFGRIDILINNAGVPSSGPIVDLPLSAIKNTFETNVFGSLRMVQAVFPHMAARKQGKIVNIGSLVGLAARPWAGAYAASKAALHALTDTLRLELGHFGIDVVNVVCGNVKSNIVKSVLSTHDSLPEWKLFRPFEAGFRERLVRSMSSKSTPADEFAKHTVAAVLRKKPPAWFSYGQYTTVMAIMYHLPLCVRDFLFKKDMKL, from the exons ATGGAGATCCATTCCCATGATTCAAAACTGGTGGTGCTCATCACGGGTTGTTCCAGTGGAGGAATAGGTCATGCACTTGCACGCTCCTTTGCCGCCAACAACTGTATAGTGGTGGCCACCAGCAGGTCGCGTTTCACCATGGTGGACTTGGAGGACGACCCCAAGTTTTTTCTACAAGAACTCGATATTCAGTCCGATGAGAGCGTCAACAGAGTTGTCGATACTGTTATAAATAAATTCGGTCGCATCGATATTCTCATCAATAACGCCGGTGTTCCGAGTTCCGGTCCAATTGTTGATCTTCCTCTATCTGCCATCAAAAACACCTTCGAaaccaatgtttttg GTTCTTTGAGAATGGTACAGGCTGTGTTTCCTCACATGGCAGCAAGGAAACAGGGAAAGATAGTGAATATTGGCAGTCTTGTGGGGCTGGCCGCAAGACCTTGGGCGGGTGCTTATGCAGCTTCTAAAGCTGCTCTTCATGCTTTGACAGACACATTAAG ATTGGAACTTGGACATTTTGGAAttgatgttgtgaatgttgtatGTGGAAATGTGAAATCAAATATTGTAAAATCTGTTCTATCCACCCACGACAGCTTGCCGGAGTGGAAACTGTTCAGGCCATTTGAAGCAGGCTTCAGAGAGAGACTTGTACGTTCTATGAGTTCAAAATCAACCCCTGCAGATGAGTTTGCTAAACACACTGTAGCTGCTGTCCTTAGAAAGAAACCACCTGCATGGTTCTCCTATGGTCAATATACTACTGTCATGGCTATTATGTACCATTTGCCTCTTTGTGTTAGAGACTTTCTTTTTAAGAAAGACATGAAACTCTGA